One window of the Benincasa hispida cultivar B227 chromosome 3, ASM972705v1, whole genome shotgun sequence genome contains the following:
- the LOC120074385 gene encoding BTB/POZ domain and ankyrin repeat-containing protein NOOT2-like, which translates to MTFEESLRSLSLDYLNLLINGQAFSDVTFSVEGRLVHAHRCILAARSLFFRKFFCGSSDSNSSFGGVFDSRSPSGSNARGGGGGGGGGGANAPPLPSQGVIPVNSVGYEVFLLLLQFLYSGQVSILPQKHEPRPNCGERGCWHTHCSSAVDLALETLAAARSFGVEQLALLTQKQLVSMVEKASIEDVMKVLIASRKQDMHQLWTTCSHLVAKSGLPTEVLAKHIPLDVVAKIEELRLKSSLARRSSLMPHHHHHHHHLQLSAGPDLEEQKIRRMRRALDSSDVELVKLMVMGEGLNLDEALALHYAVENCTREVVKALLELGAADVNYPAGPAGKTPLHIASEMVSADMVAVLLDHHADPTIRTVDGVTPLDILRTLTSDFLFKGAVPGMTHIEPNKLRLCLELVQSAALVISREQGNNNNNNNNGNNASSSTPIYPPMSEDHSSSSNGSNLNLDTRLVYLNLGANSGSAQMGAEGADHHRHGGNDPTMYHHSHDF; encoded by the exons ATGACCTTTGAAGAGTCCTTAAGATCCCTTTCTCTTGATTACCTTAACCTTCTCATCAATGGCCAAGCCTTCAGTGATGTCACCTTTAGCGTCGAGGGTCGCCTCGTTCACGCTCACCGTTGCATCCTTGCTGCACGTAGTCTCTTCTTTCGGAAGTTCTTTTGTGGCTCTTCCGACTCGAACTCCTCTTTCGGGGGTGTTTTTGATTCTCGGTCCCCTTCGGGATCGAATGCCCGCGGTGGTGGTGGCGGCGGTGGTGGCGGTGGAGCTAACGCACCACCACTTCCATCGCAGGGAGTGATCCCGGTGAATAGCGTAGGGTACGAGGTGTTTCTTCTCTTACTCCAGTTTTTGTATAGCGGTCAAGTTTCGATTTTGCCGCAAAAGCACGAGCCCCGACCGAATTGCGGTGAAAGAGGGTGTTGGCATACACATTGCTCCTCCGCCGTCGATCTGGCTCTCGAAACTCTCGCTGCGGCTAGATCTTTTGGGGTTGAACAACTCGCATTGCTCACTcag AAGCAACTTGTAAGCATGGTAGAGAAAGCTTCAATTGAAGATGTAATGAAAGTTCTAATTGCTTCAAGAAAACAAGACATGCATCAGCTATGGACTACTTGTTCCCATTTGGTGGCAAAATCTGGTCTCCCAACAGAAGTTCTAGCAAAGCACATTCCCCTCGACGTCGTCGCCAAAATTGAGGAGCTTCGGCTCAAATCCTCCCTCGCTCGTCGATCGTCATTAATGCctcaccaccaccaccaccatcaCCATCTCCAGCTTAGTGCGGGGCCTGACCTGGAAGAGCAGAAGATTCGTCGAATGCGAAGAGCATTGGACTCCTCCGACGTCGAACTTGTCAAGCTAATGGTCATGGGGGAGGGCCTAAATCTCGACGAAGCATTGGCATTGCATTACGCCGTTGAGAATTGCACCCGAGAAGTTGTCAAAGCCCTACTTGAGCTCGGAGCTGCCGACGTCAACTATCCGGCCGGACCTGCTGGGAAAACACCTTTGCACATTGCATCTGAGATGGTCTCGGCAGACATGGTAGCCGTCCTTCTCGACCACCATGCCGATCCGACCATCAGAACAGTTGACGGGGTGACACCACTCGACATTCTCAGAACCCTAACTTCAGATTTCCTCTTCAAAGGAGCGGTCCCAGGGATGACACACATAGAACCAAACAAGTTGAGGCTTTGTTTGGAGCTAGTTCAATCAGCAGCACTAGTTATATCAAGAGAGCAAGggaataataacaacaataacaacaatGGAAATAATGCATCATCTTCTACTCCAATTTATCCACCAATGAGTGAAGATCATAGCAGCAGCAGCAATGGAAGCAATTTGAATCTTGATACAAGATTGGTTTATCTTAATCTTGGAGCTAATTCTGGTTCAGCTCAAATGGGAGCTGAAGGAGCTGATCATCATAGACATGGAGGAAATGACCCAACAATGTACCATCATTCCCATGATTTCTAA